The genomic region GCTTGCTTTTATGATGGATCAGCATGACACGATTGGTATTGATGCTGTTGCTATGTGTGTGAATGATATTGTGGTTCAAGGAGCAGAGCCATTATTTTTCTTAGATTATATTGCCTGTGGAAAGGCACTTCCTGAGAAAATTGAGGCGATTGTTAAGGGGATTTCCGATGGCTGCGAACAAGCAGGCTGTGCACTAGTTGGTGGAGAGACAGCAGAGATGCCAGGCATGTATGACGTAGAAGAGTATGACCTAGCAGGTTTTGCAGTAGGGGCAGTAGAAAAATCAAACATTATCACTGGTGCTGAGATTGCAGCTGGTGATTGCTTAATTGGTCTTACGTCAAGTGGACTACATAGCAATGGTTTTTCACTTGTTAGAAAGATTTTACTAGAGAAGGCTGGGTTTCAGCTAGATCAACAGGTAGAAGGGCTTGAAGGTAAGCTTGGTGACGAGCTTTTAAAGCCTACACGTATCTATGTAAAACCACTTTTGCAGGTACTTAAAAAATACCAAGTTAAAGGAATGGCTCATATCACTGGTGGTGGATTTATCGAAAACATTCCGAGAATGCTACCAGAAAATTGTGGAGCAGAAATCGATCAAGGCTCTTGGCCAATACCGGCAATTTTTAATGTGTTACAAAGAGAAGGCGAACTTTCACAAGAAGAAATGTTCAACATCTTTAATATGGGAATAGGTATGGTGTTAGCTGTTAATGAAAGTGATCTGATTCCTGTCATCCGTGAATTAGAAGAACAAGGAGTACTGCCATATATTATTGGACGAGTAAAAGAGGGTACAGGGGTAACATTTGGTGGAGGCTCGTTAGCATGAGTCGACTAGCTATTTTTGCTTCGGGATATGGCAGTAATTTTCAAGCAATCGTTAATGCTGTAAAAAATAATGCACTTCCAGCTGAAGTAGTTTTGTTAGTTTGCGACAAAGAAGGTGCTAAGGTAATTGAAAAGGCAAATAAAGAAAACATATCTACCTTTGTGACCTCACCTAAATCCTTTGAATCTAAAAAGCACTATGAAGAAGCAATCCTAGAGGCTCTTCAAGAACAACAAGTTGACTGGCTGATCCTAGCGGGCTATATGCGTTTAGTAGGTGAAACCCTTTTAAGGGCTTATGAAGGGAAAATTGTTAATATTCATCCCTCCCTCTTACCATCATTTCCGGGGAAAGATGCGATCGGTCAAGCCTTTGAAGCAAAAGTTAAGATAACAGGTGTAACCGTCCATTTTGTAGATGAAGGGATGGATACTGGGCCTATTATCGATCAGGAAGCGATAAGAATAGAACATCATGACACATACGAGAGTCTACAAGTAAAA from Bacillus mesophilus harbors:
- the purM gene encoding phosphoribosylformylglycinamidine cyclo-ligase, whose product is MANSYKEAGVDIEAGYEAVSRMKKHVERTKRNGVMSSIGGFGGMFDLSSLNLKEPVLVSGTDGVGTKLMLAFMMDQHDTIGIDAVAMCVNDIVVQGAEPLFFLDYIACGKALPEKIEAIVKGISDGCEQAGCALVGGETAEMPGMYDVEEYDLAGFAVGAVEKSNIITGAEIAAGDCLIGLTSSGLHSNGFSLVRKILLEKAGFQLDQQVEGLEGKLGDELLKPTRIYVKPLLQVLKKYQVKGMAHITGGGFIENIPRMLPENCGAEIDQGSWPIPAIFNVLQREGELSQEEMFNIFNMGIGMVLAVNESDLIPVIRELEEQGVLPYIIGRVKEGTGVTFGGGSLA
- the purN gene encoding phosphoribosylglycinamide formyltransferase, with protein sequence MSRLAIFASGYGSNFQAIVNAVKNNALPAEVVLLVCDKEGAKVIEKANKENISTFVTSPKSFESKKHYEEAILEALQEQQVDWLILAGYMRLVGETLLRAYEGKIVNIHPSLLPSFPGKDAIGQAFEAKVKITGVTVHFVDEGMDTGPIIDQEAIRIEHHDTYESLQVKIQSIEHSLYPNTIKKLVAGGNHS